From Epinephelus lanceolatus isolate andai-2023 chromosome 5, ASM4190304v1, whole genome shotgun sequence, the proteins below share one genomic window:
- the fezf1 gene encoding fez family zinc finger protein 1: protein MDGPLRRPAGILGSPPASGSQPAGSDMLTSGGSSSKPLAFSIDRIMARTPEPKSIPLPSWFQSAPVGKPDVCPSSLHCMIPLVPLGYEPGHRLSITGLDPGHIDASSLAAPADFLGFGLNYKNQQEDSAVSQSAGQYKLFRPRVVNQSSFPTMGTVCYLNCSGDSGACPPPAGLVNLHPMASYLLTARHKAFMAEKSKPGLQQAGERYPVSGVQAFKELSQSQIQHYMKERDQILTDKIFKGSAAAAAAARLSGSCPGNKPKVFTCEVCGKVFNAHYNLTRHMPVHTGARPFVCKVCGKGFRQASTLCRHKIIHTQEKPHKCNQCGKAFNRSSTLNTHTRIHAGYKPFVCEFCGKGFHQKGNYKNHKLTHSGEKQFKCSICNKAFHQVYNLTFHMHTHNDKKPFTCPTCGKGFCRNFDLKKHIRKLHDPVGQQSPPQA from the exons ATGGATGGTCCTCTCCGCCGCCCAGCGGGGATCCTCGGCTCCCCCCCGGCTTCTGGGAGCCAGCCCGCGGGCTCCGACATGCTCACCTccggcggcagcagcagcaagccTCTCGCTTTCTCCATCGACCGGATTATGGCCAGGACGCCCGAGCCCAAGTCGATACCGCTCCCCAGCTGGTTCCAGTCCGCTCCCGTGGGGAAACCCGACGTCTGTCCGTCCTCGCTGCATTGTATGATCCCGCTGGTGCCGCTCGGGTACGAGCCGGGCCACCGGCTCAGCATCACCGGGCTGGATCCGGGCCACATCGACGCGTCTTCTCTCGCCGCTCCCGCAGACTTTTTGGGCTTTGGCTTGAACTATAAGAACCAGCAGGAGGACTCCGCTGTGAGCCAAAGCGCCGGCCAGTACAAACTCTTCAGGCCCCGGGTGGTGAACCAGTCCTCCTTCCCCACCATGGGCACCGTGTGCTACCTGAACTGCAGCGGGGACAGCGGCGCGTGTCCCCCGCCGGCCGGCCTGGTCAACCTGCACCCGATGGCCTCGTACCTGCTCACCGCCCGGCACAAAGCCTTCATGGCGGAGAAGAGCAAGCCGGGCCTGCAGCAGGCCGGGGAGCGGTACCCGGTGTCCGGCGTGCAGGCCTTCAAGGAGCTGTCTCAGAGTCAGATCCAGCACTACATGAAGGAGCGGGACCAGATCCTCACAGACAAGATCTTCAAGGGCTccgcggcggcggcggcggcggcccGGCTCAGCGGCTCCTGTCCCGGCAACAAGCCCAAAGTGTTCACCTGCGAGGTCTGCGGCAAG GTGTTTAACGCGCACTACAACCTGACCCGCCACATGCCCGTGCACACAGGCGCGCGGCCGTTTGTGTGCAAAGTTTGCGGGAAAGGATTCCGACAGGCGAGCACACTGTGCCGACACAAAATCATCCACACTCAg GAAAAACCACACAAGTGTAACCAGTGCGGGAAAGCCTTCAACCGCAGCTCCACCCTCAACACGCACACGCGCATCCACGCGGGATACAAACCGTTCGTGTGCGAGTTCTGCGGGAAAGGATTTCATCAGAAAG GAAACTACAAGAACCACAAGCTGACACACAGCGGGGAGAAGCAGTTCAAGTGCTCCATCTGCAACAAGGCATTCCACCAGGTGTACAACCTCACCTTCCATATGCACACGCACAACGACAAGAAGCCCTTCACCTGCCCCACCTGCGGCAAGGGCTTCTGCAGGAACTTTGACCTGAAGAAACACATCAGGAAGCTGCACGACCCGGTCGGCCAGCAGTCGCCCCCTCAGGCCTGA